A window of Drosophila subobscura isolate 14011-0131.10 chromosome E, UCBerk_Dsub_1.0, whole genome shotgun sequence contains these coding sequences:
- the LOC117891511 gene encoding zingipain-2: MLKLVLCFVLLASAGGGWAFNHGQDLADFEAYVAQYMKVYPTASARSFANYYFIYNRNQVNQHNAQADRNFTTYREAVNQFSDIRLVQFAALLPKAIYPTVSNAVTPVATQAPAVEYDIVTDLGITVTVEDQGVNCSSSWAYAAAKAVEIMNAVGTGNQAPQSLSAQQLIDCAGMGAGCSTQAPQSAFDYLTQYSELYPTEDYPNNISLKQQGMCLPPPPVAVGVKLTSYSVIAENDDTALMRYVSNDIPVVVEYNPATFGFMQYSSGVYQPATRAGQATSSQFLVVVGYGFDAATNLNYWRCLNSFGPGWGEQGYIRIVRSASQPIAKKAIFPNS, translated from the exons ATGCTCAAGTTGGTGCTCTGCTTCGTTCTGCTCGCCTCCGCCGGCGGTGGCTGGGCCTTCAATCACGGCCAGGATTTAGCCGATTTCGAGGCCTATGTG GCGCAATACATGAAGGTTTATCCGACTGCATCGGCTAGGTCCTTCGCCAACTATTACTTCATTTACAACCGCAACCAAGTCAATCAGCACAATGCCCAGGCGGATAGGAATTTCACCACATACCGCGAGGCGGTGAACCAATTCTCGGACATCCGTCTGGTTCAgtttgctgcgctgctgcccaAGGCCATCTACCCGACCGTCTCGAATGCCGTGACTCCTGTGGCCACGCAGGCGCCGGCTGTCGAGTACGACATCGTCACGGATCTGGGCATAACCGTGACGGTGGAGGACCAGGGCgtgaactgcagcagcagctgggcctATGCCGCGGCCAAGGCTGTGGAGATCATGAATGCCGTTGGAACGGGCAATCAAGCGCCGCAATCGCTGTCCGCTCAGCAGCTGATCGACTGCGCCGGCATGGGCGCTGGCTGCAGCACACAGGCACCGCAGTCGGCCTTCGACTATCTCACGCAGTACTCGGAGCTGTATCCCACCGAGGACTATCCAAACAACATAAGCCTCAAGCAGCAGGGCATGTGCCTGCCACCCCCACCGGTGGCAGTGGGCGTGAAGCTGACCAGCTACTCGGTAATAGCTGAGAACGATGACACCGCACTCATGCGTTATGTGTCCAACGACATACCCGTTGTGGTGGAGTACAATCCGGCGACCTTCGGCTTCATGCAGTACTCCAGTGGTGTCTACCAGCCGGCCACCAGAGCCGGCCAGGCCACCAGCTCTCAGTtcctggtggtggtgggctaCGGCTTCGATGCCGCCACCAATCTCAACTACTGGCGGTGCCTCAACTCTTTCGGCCCGGGATGGGGCGAACAGGGGTACATCAGGATCGTGCGCAGCGCCAGTCAGCCAATCGCCAAGAAGGCCATTTTCCCCAACTCCTAA
- the LOC117891500 gene encoding pre-mRNA-splicing regulator female-lethal(2)D isoform X1, which translates to MSVAAMTMDDQRPLMNSYDKMSTAKYEQNINLISSGASSGISAGGVGGGGVPPSGPASPTPSGSEESHHHPHHPHHSHHHQHHTPNQEQQRQQLQQQEQQHAAVAEAVAAAEQRQRLLEDEIETLKVEQVRMGQICADAQRREKILMRRLANKEQEFQDYVSQIAEYKAQQAPTALALRTALLDPAVNLLFERLKKELKATKTKLEETQNELSAWKFTPDSNTGKRLMAKCRLLYQENEELGKMTSNGRLAKLETELAMQKSFSEEVKKSQSELDDFLQELDEDVEGMQSTILFLQQELKTTRDRIQTLEKDNAQLKQAHTKDETVALPPPTTNGTNNMSPPQTPNPATMGKLETIDENATLESKVTNPDYLNGETKGVKSNEQILPISVEHILPDDVSNSNSNGNGNGSGNAARLARKRNYEEETTKTVVTPNPVSYNVEELITVREVSAPRTLPPKKSKLRGMPTRRSSQLEDELQAAGGVGTVAAVAITVPTPVILENNAVAVIAATEEASAASVVSAVVPPTLANVVESGAVCPEPTEAGVVASPARILTRRRSVRMQQNGGGAVDYST; encoded by the exons ATGAGTGTCGCTGCAATGACTATGGACGATCAGAGACCCCTGATGAACAGTTACGACAAAATGTCGACAGCCAAATACGAGCAAAACATAAACCTTATTAGCAGTGGCGCCAGCAGTGGCATCAGCGCGGGAGGTGTTGGTGGAGGGGGCGTGCCGCCCTCTGGCCCGGCCTCGCCGACACCCTCCGGGTCCGAGGAGTCGCACCACCATCCGCATCATCCGCACCActcgcaccaccaccagcaccacaccCCCAACCAGGAGCAACAGCgccaacaactgcagcagcaagaacaacagcatGCCGCTGTTGCCGAGGCTGTTGCAGCCGCCGAACAGCGCCAGCGTCTGCTCGAAG ATGAGATCGAGACCCTCAAGGTGGAGCAGGTGCGCATGGGGCAGATCTGTGCCGATGCCCAGCGTCGCGAGAAGATCCTTATGCGGCGGCTGGCCAACAAGGAGCAGGAGTTTCAGGACTATGTG AGCCAAATTGCCGAATATAAGGCACAGCAGGCACCGACGGCCCTTGCGTTGCGCACCGCTCTGCTGGATCCAGCCGTTAATCTGCTCTTTGAGCGACTCAAAAAGGAGCTTAAGGCCACCAAGACCAAGCTGGAGGAGACTCAGAACGAGTTGTCGGCCTGGAAGTTCACACCGGACTCCAACACAGGCAAGAGGCTGATGGCCAAATGCCGACTGCTCTACCAGGAGAACGAGGAGCTGGGCAAGATGACATCGAACGGAAGGCTGGCGAAGCTAGAGACTGAATTGGCCATGCAGAAAAGCTTCAGCGAGGAGGTGAAGAAATCGCAATCGG AGCTGGATGACTTTCTGCAAGAGCTCGACGAGGATGTGGAGGGCATGCAGAGCACCATATTGTTTCTGCAGCAGGAACTTAAGACAACACGCGATCGCATCCAAACGCTGGAGAAGGACAACGCTCAGCTGAAGCAGGCCCACACAAAGGACGAGACTGTTGCGTTGCCACCGCCCACAACAAACGGCACCAACAACATGTCGCCGCCACAGACGCCGAATCCCGCAACGATGGGAAAACTAGAGACGATCGATGAGAACGCCACCCTGGAAAGCAAAGTCACAAATCCCGACTATCTGAACGGGGAGACCAAAGGCGTTAAAAGCAACGAACAAATATTGCCTATTTCCGTAGAGCATATTCTACCCGATGATGtgagcaatagcaatagcaacggcaacggtaatggcagtggcaatgcgGCGCGTTTGGCGCGCAAGAGGAACTACGAAGAGGAGACGACCAAAACCGTGGTAACACCGAACCCTGTGAGCTACAATGTAGAGGAATTGATCACAGTGAGAGAAGTGAGTGCTCCGAGAACACTGCCGCCCAAGAAGTCCAAGCTGCGAGGCATGCCGACGCGACGCAGCTCCCAGTTGGAGGATGAGTtacaagcagcaggaggagtaggtACGGTAGCAGCGGTGGCAATTACAGTGCCAACGCCGGTGATCTTGGAAAataatgctgttgctgtaatAGCCGCCACCGAGGAGGCgtcagcagcatcagttgTGTCAGCGGTTGTACCGCCAACATTAGCGAACGTTGTGGAATCTGGAGCGGTATGCCCTGAGCCTACTGAAGCGGGAGTTGTGGCGTCACCTGCTCGCATATTGACGCGACGTCGGTCCGTGCGCATGCAGCAGAACGGAGGCGGTGCCGTGGACTACTCGACCTAA
- the LOC117891509 gene encoding cathepsin L1, producing MLKYPSMWLQLVLGWVCLGAVSLQSLQSFPKLCDVHNFDEYLRQTGKNYADDGERAYRESIFAAKKSLIDLSNKNADSGFSGYRLSLNPLADMTKKEIATLLGSKVSESGEKYTNGHINFVTAPNPASANLPESFDWREKGGVTPPGFQGVGCGACWSFATTGALEGHLFRRTGVLASLSQQNLVDCADDYGNMGCDGGFQEYGFEYIRDHGITLANRYPYTQFEMQCRQNETAGQPPRESLVKIRDYATITPGDEQKMKEVVATLGPLACSMNAAPISFEQYQGGIYADEECNQDEVNHSVVVVGYGSEGGRDYWIIKNSYSQNWGEGGFMRILRNAGGFCGIASECSYPIL from the exons ATGCTGAAGTATCCATCcatgtggctgcagctggtcTTGGGCTGGGTCTGTCTGGGTGCCGTGTCATTGCAGTCACTCCAGTCGTTTCCCAAGCTCTGCGACGTTCACAACTTTGATGAATACTTGAGGCAAACGGGCAAGAATTACGCGGACGATGGCGAGCGGGCGTACCGCGAGAGTATCTTTGCGGCCAAGAAGTCCCTCATCGATCTGAGCAATAAGAATGCGGACAGTGGATTTTCCGGTTACCGCCTCAGTCTCAATCCGCTGGCCGACATGACCAAAAAGGAGATTGCCACGCTGCTGGGATCGAAGGTCTCCGAAAGTGGCGA GAAATACACGAATGGCCACATCAACTTTGTGACAGCCCCAAATCCGGCCAGTGCCAACCTGCCCGAGTCCTTTGACTGGCGCGAAAAGGGAGGCGTGACGCCGCCAGGATTCCAGGGCGTGGGCTGCGGTGCCTGCTGGTCGTTCGCCACGACGGGCGCCCTCGAGGGCCATCTGTTCCGTCGCACGGGTGTGCTCGCCTCGCTGTCGCAGCAGAATCTGGTGGACTGTGCCGACGACTACGGCAACATGGGCTGCGACGGTGGCTTCCAGGAGTATGGCTTCGAGTACATACGCGACCACGGCATCACGCTGGCCAACAGGTATCCGTACACGCAGTTCGAGATGCAGTGCAGGCAGAACGAGACGGCGGGCCAACCGCCCAGGGAGAGCCTCGTGAAGATTCGCGACTATGCCACCATCACACCGGGCGATGAGCAGAAAATGAAGGAGGTGGTGGCCACACTGGGCCCCTTGGCCTGCTCCATGAACGCTGCTCCCATCTCGTTCGAGCAGTACCAGGGCGGCATCTACGCGGACGAGGAGTGCAACCAGGATGAGGTGAATCACTCCGTTGTCGTGGTGGGCTATGGGTCCGAGGGCGGGCGCGACTACTGGATCATCAAGAACTCGTACTCCCAGAACTGGGGCGAGGGCGGCTTCATGCGAATCTTGCGCAACGCCGGCGGCTTCTGTGGCATTGCCAGCGAGTGCAGTTACCCCATTCTATAA
- the LOC117891500 gene encoding pre-mRNA-splicing regulator female-lethal(2)D isoform X2, translating into MGQICADAQRREKILMRRLANKEQEFQDYVSQIAEYKAQQAPTALALRTALLDPAVNLLFERLKKELKATKTKLEETQNELSAWKFTPDSNTGKRLMAKCRLLYQENEELGKMTSNGRLAKLETELAMQKSFSEEVKKSQSELDDFLQELDEDVEGMQSTILFLQQELKTTRDRIQTLEKDNAQLKQAHTKDETVALPPPTTNGTNNMSPPQTPNPATMGKLETIDENATLESKVTNPDYLNGETKGVKSNEQILPISVEHILPDDVSNSNSNGNGNGSGNAARLARKRNYEEETTKTVVTPNPVSYNVEELITVREVSAPRTLPPKKSKLRGMPTRRSSQLEDELQAAGGVGTVAAVAITVPTPVILENNAVAVIAATEEASAASVVSAVVPPTLANVVESGAVCPEPTEAGVVASPARILTRRRSVRMQQNGGGAVDYST; encoded by the exons ATGGGGCAGATCTGTGCCGATGCCCAGCGTCGCGAGAAGATCCTTATGCGGCGGCTGGCCAACAAGGAGCAGGAGTTTCAGGACTATGTG AGCCAAATTGCCGAATATAAGGCACAGCAGGCACCGACGGCCCTTGCGTTGCGCACCGCTCTGCTGGATCCAGCCGTTAATCTGCTCTTTGAGCGACTCAAAAAGGAGCTTAAGGCCACCAAGACCAAGCTGGAGGAGACTCAGAACGAGTTGTCGGCCTGGAAGTTCACACCGGACTCCAACACAGGCAAGAGGCTGATGGCCAAATGCCGACTGCTCTACCAGGAGAACGAGGAGCTGGGCAAGATGACATCGAACGGAAGGCTGGCGAAGCTAGAGACTGAATTGGCCATGCAGAAAAGCTTCAGCGAGGAGGTGAAGAAATCGCAATCGG AGCTGGATGACTTTCTGCAAGAGCTCGACGAGGATGTGGAGGGCATGCAGAGCACCATATTGTTTCTGCAGCAGGAACTTAAGACAACACGCGATCGCATCCAAACGCTGGAGAAGGACAACGCTCAGCTGAAGCAGGCCCACACAAAGGACGAGACTGTTGCGTTGCCACCGCCCACAACAAACGGCACCAACAACATGTCGCCGCCACAGACGCCGAATCCCGCAACGATGGGAAAACTAGAGACGATCGATGAGAACGCCACCCTGGAAAGCAAAGTCACAAATCCCGACTATCTGAACGGGGAGACCAAAGGCGTTAAAAGCAACGAACAAATATTGCCTATTTCCGTAGAGCATATTCTACCCGATGATGtgagcaatagcaatagcaacggcaacggtaatggcagtggcaatgcgGCGCGTTTGGCGCGCAAGAGGAACTACGAAGAGGAGACGACCAAAACCGTGGTAACACCGAACCCTGTGAGCTACAATGTAGAGGAATTGATCACAGTGAGAGAAGTGAGTGCTCCGAGAACACTGCCGCCCAAGAAGTCCAAGCTGCGAGGCATGCCGACGCGACGCAGCTCCCAGTTGGAGGATGAGTtacaagcagcaggaggagtaggtACGGTAGCAGCGGTGGCAATTACAGTGCCAACGCCGGTGATCTTGGAAAataatgctgttgctgtaatAGCCGCCACCGAGGAGGCgtcagcagcatcagttgTGTCAGCGGTTGTACCGCCAACATTAGCGAACGTTGTGGAATCTGGAGCGGTATGCCCTGAGCCTACTGAAGCGGGAGTTGTGGCGTCACCTGCTCGCATATTGACGCGACGTCGGTCCGTGCGCATGCAGCAGAACGGAGGCGGTGCCGTGGACTACTCGACCTAA
- the LOC117891518 gene encoding uncharacterized protein LOC117891518, whose amino-acid sequence MNSVALLCVCLMAVAWALPTPNPSSPVPNIEVELPVPDELSFETTATENDWFEATSESSSTPQGDILTTEMAPEIVTSEDDSSTALPLEEFTTEGTISEENPQSSQTPTNSEESTTELSAEAKDQLHCLADWDKFLVDFERLYASEIEAEQRRDAFCDNWRKIRKHNKLFDQGLVTYQLGINQFSDRTFEEWRKKQLPHPIFMEEDDV is encoded by the exons ATGAACTCAGTTGCGTTGCTCTGTGTCTGCCTCATGGCTGTGGCATGGGCTCTGCCCACCCCGAACCCATCTTCTCCCGTGCCGAACATAGAAGTGGAGCTGCCAGTGCCGGATGAGCTGTCGTTTGAGACCACAGCCACCGAGAATGACTGGTTCGAGGCAACTTCTGAGAGTAGCTCCACACCGCAGGGGGATATTCTCACTACGGAGATGGCCCCTGAGATTGTCACGTCGGAGGATGACAGCTCGACGGCTTTGCCATTGGAGGAGTTCACAACGGAAGGCACAATCTCGGAGGAAAATCCGCAATCCTCGCAGACACCAACAAACAGTGAGGAGAGCACAACAGAGCTCTCGGCAGAGGCCAAAGATCAGTTGCATTGTCTGGCTGACTGGGACAAATTCTTG GTTGACTTTGAGCGCCTCTATGCCAGTGAAATTGAGGCGGAGCAGCGTCGTGATGCCTTCTGCGACAACTGGCGAAAGATCAGGAAGCACAATAAACTATTCGATCAGGGACTGGTGACCTACCAGCTGGGCATCAACCAGTTCAGCGATCGGACGTTCGAGGAATGGCGCAAGAAGCAACTGCCACATCCCATTTTcatggaggaggatgatgtttga
- the LOC117891522 gene encoding uncharacterized protein LOC117891522, producing MESILQVKLEQPNIKERLNLHVKRRLQQDTESTGDSIEPYPGDLSASAGKRGKAKESLKQRKPYQKRTEKNKTETTKCKKATQIASPALEAEPLEEQDEPGGSPEAAEHKSTSRDRYKNADILNMVLSSKKRALMQDPEVQAFWTRIMAVIKS from the exons ATGGAATCGATTCTACAGGTGAAATTGGAGCAACCTAATATCAAGGAACGGTTGAATTTGCATGTCAAGAGGCGCCTGCAACAGGATACAGAAAGCACAGGCGACAGCATCGAGCCATACCCTGGGGATTTGTCTGCTAGCGCGGGGAAGCGTGGCAAGGCGAAGGAATCTCTGAAACAACGCAAACCATATCAAAAGCGGACGGAAAAGAATAAAACGGAGACCACAAAGTGCAAGAAAG CAACGCAAATCGCCAGCCCAGCGCTGGAAGCGGAGCCActggaggagcaggacgaGCCAGGAGGTTCCCCAGAGGCTGCAGAGCACAAGTCGACTAGCCGGGATCGTTATAAGAATGCCGACATACTGAATATGGTGTTGAGCTCCAAGAAACGTGCCCTAATGCAAGATCCCGAGGTTCAGGCATTCTGGACTCGCATCATGGCAGTCATCAAGAGCTAA
- the LOC117892653 gene encoding ADP-ribose glycohydrolase OARD1-like — translation MHKEGIIIKTRSNKVDEQRAQKAASGDVAVLKDNDRYIYYLVTKPQSWGKPTYESLQSSLEQMREHMRKNIVKQLAIPRIGCGIDGLEWDKVSGVLEYVFGQEQLEIVVYNFVPPPSN, via the exons ATGCACAAGGAAGGAATAATAATT aaaactaggTCTAACAAGGTCGATGAGCAGCGTGCCCAGAAGGCGGCCAGcggtgatgtggctgtgctcaaggataatgatcgctacatttactatctggtgacgaagccacaaagctggggaaaaccaacatacgagtcgctgcagtcatctctggagcagatgcgcgaacacatg cgcaagaacatcgttaagcagctggccataccGCGCATCGGTTGCGGTATTGACGGCTTGGAATGGGACAAAGTCAGCGGCGTTCTGGAGTACGTgttcgggcaggagcagctggagattgtcgtctacaactttgtgcctccaccaagcaattaa
- the LOC117891521 gene encoding uncharacterized protein LOC117891521 encodes MSPFMEKMLLLLGVLCCIQVSTALMCYDCNSEFDPRCGDPFEPYSIGEVNCSKQEPLEHLKDKYKPTLCRKTVQKIYGKTRIVRGCGYIHDERTDVECVRRSGTHDVAATYCSCTKDLCNGGNSLTAPWMILPLALAAGCALLLTSGHTIKFQSS; translated from the exons ATGTCGCCGTTCATGgagaaaatgttgctgctgttaggCGTGCTCTGCTGCATACAAG TGTCCACTGCCCTGATGTGTTACGACTGCAACAGCGAATTTGATCCTCGCTGCGGCGATCCCTTCGAGCCGTACTCCATCGGCGAGGTGAACTGCAGCAAACAGGAGCCCCTGGAGCACCTGAAGGACAAGTACAAGCCCACCTTGTGCCGCAAAACTGTGCAGAAGA TCTATGGCAAGACCCGCATAGTGCGCGGCTGCGGCTACATTCACGATGAGCGCACCGATGTGGAGTGCGTGCGGCGTTCCGGCACCCACGATGTGGCCGCCACCTACTGCTCCTGCACCAAGGACCTGTGCAATGGCGGCAACTCGCTGACAGCCCCATGGATGATACTGCCCCTCGCCCTGGCCGCCGGCTGTGCGCTCCTGCTGACCTCCGGGCACACAATAAAATTCCAGAGCTCATAA